From the Nocardiopsis changdeensis genome, one window contains:
- a CDS encoding DUF721 domain-containing protein, translating into MARARAEARDRGAIPRGTGSRRRGRLRSRNEPQMFGDAVRTWLIEHGWQEQVAIGGVFGRWSEIVGEFNARRLRPESYSEGELVLVADSPTMAAHARSMVRDLMRRLNEELGDGTVVSIKIKGPGSRRR; encoded by the coding sequence CTGGCGCGCGCCCGGGCCGAGGCCCGCGACCGCGGCGCCATCCCCCGCGGCACCGGGTCGCGCCGCCGTGGCCGGTTGCGGTCACGCAACGAGCCGCAGATGTTCGGCGACGCGGTGAGGACCTGGCTGATCGAGCACGGCTGGCAGGAACAGGTCGCCATCGGCGGCGTCTTCGGCCGCTGGTCGGAGATCGTCGGCGAGTTCAACGCCCGCAGGCTGCGGCCGGAGAGCTATTCCGAGGGCGAACTCGTCCTGGTCGCCGACTCCCCGACGATGGCGGCGCACGCGCGTTCGATGGTCCGGGACCTGATGCGCCGGCTCAACGAGGAACTGGGCGACGGCACCGTCGTCTCCATCAAGATCAAGGGCCCCGGTTCCCGTCGGCGTTGA
- the gnd gene encoding phosphogluconate dehydrogenase (NAD(+)-dependent, decarboxylating), producing the protein MQLGMVGLGKMGGNMAARLREKGHEVVGFDVASPERDVDDLKTLVARLAAPRVVWVMVPAGEPTESTVSALADLLEEGDLVIEGGNTHYVDDRPRADRLAAKGIGYIDAGVSGGVWGRQNGYGIMVGGEAADVERARPVFDSLTPDEGGGFVHAGAVGAGHFVKMVHNGIEYGMMQAFGEGFELMAASGIVDDVPGTFESWREGTVVRSWLLDLLSRALEEDPDLSGLRGYAQDSGEGRWTVQAAVDLAVPAPAITASLFARFASRQDDSPAMKVVAALRNQFGGHAVTKADGTTAARD; encoded by the coding sequence ATGCAGCTCGGAATGGTCGGCCTGGGGAAGATGGGCGGCAACATGGCCGCCCGGCTCCGCGAGAAGGGGCACGAGGTGGTCGGCTTCGACGTCGCCTCCCCCGAGCGCGACGTCGACGACCTGAAGACCCTGGTGGCCCGGCTGGCCGCTCCCCGGGTCGTCTGGGTGATGGTCCCGGCCGGAGAGCCCACCGAGTCCACCGTCTCCGCGCTGGCCGACCTCCTGGAGGAGGGCGACCTCGTCATCGAGGGCGGCAACACCCACTACGTGGACGACCGCCCCCGCGCCGACCGCCTCGCCGCGAAGGGCATCGGCTACATCGACGCCGGGGTCAGCGGCGGAGTCTGGGGCCGCCAGAACGGCTACGGGATCATGGTCGGCGGCGAGGCCGCCGACGTCGAGCGGGCCCGGCCGGTCTTCGACTCCCTCACCCCCGACGAGGGCGGCGGCTTCGTGCACGCCGGCGCGGTCGGGGCGGGCCACTTCGTCAAGATGGTCCACAACGGCATCGAGTACGGCATGATGCAGGCCTTCGGCGAGGGCTTCGAGCTCATGGCCGCCTCCGGCATCGTGGACGACGTCCCGGGCACCTTCGAGAGCTGGCGCGAGGGCACCGTGGTGCGCTCCTGGCTGCTCGACCTGCTGTCGCGGGCGCTGGAGGAGGACCCGGACCTGTCGGGCCTGCGCGGCTACGCCCAGGACTCCGGCGAGGGCCGCTGGACGGTCCAGGCCGCCGTGGACCTGGCGGTCCCGGCCCCGGCCATCACCGCCTCGCTCTTCGCCCGCTTCGCCTCCCGCCAGGACGACAGCCCGGCGATGAAGGTCGTCGCCGCGCTGCGCAACCAGTTCGGCGGCCACGCGGTCACCAAGGCCGACGGCACCACCGCGGCCCGGGACTGA
- the recF gene encoding DNA replication/repair protein RecF (All proteins in this family for which functions are known are DNA-binding proteins that assist the filamentation of RecA onto DNA for the initiation of recombination or recombinational repair.): MYVSHLQLADFRSYPEALVELGPGVSVFVGSNGQGKTNLVEAIGYVATLGSHRVSSDTPLVRQGAARAIVRARVVRDERDMLVDLEINPGRANRARINRAAAGRPRDVLGILRTVLFAPEDLALVKGDPGERRRFLDDLLVARSPRMAGVRSDYDRVLKQRNALLKTASGRMFRQRSAPDLSTLEVWDAHLAEAGAELLAARLDLVEALRPLVGDSYAGLTDSGGPAVPAYRSSLAEDGGEPPRGRADLARALREAMAGQRDRELQRGVSLVGPHRDDLFLELGGMPAKGYASQGESWSYALSLKLAAFDLLRADGDDPVLILDDVFAELDTERRRRLAERVRDAEQVLVTAAVPDDIPAELDGARFGVREGEVHGEEVAGG, from the coding sequence ATGTACGTTTCCCATCTGCAACTGGCCGACTTCCGTTCCTACCCGGAGGCCCTCGTCGAGCTGGGCCCGGGCGTGAGCGTGTTCGTCGGGTCCAACGGCCAGGGCAAGACCAACCTGGTCGAGGCGATCGGCTACGTCGCCACCCTCGGCAGCCACCGCGTCTCCTCCGACACCCCGCTGGTCCGCCAGGGGGCGGCCCGCGCCATCGTGCGCGCCCGGGTGGTGCGCGACGAACGGGACATGCTGGTCGACCTGGAGATCAACCCGGGCCGCGCCAACCGCGCCCGGATCAACCGCGCCGCCGCCGGGCGTCCGCGCGACGTGCTGGGGATCCTGCGCACGGTGCTCTTCGCCCCCGAGGACCTGGCCCTGGTCAAGGGCGACCCCGGGGAGCGCCGCCGCTTCCTCGACGACCTGCTGGTGGCCCGCTCCCCGCGGATGGCGGGGGTGCGCTCGGACTACGACCGGGTCCTCAAGCAGCGCAACGCCCTGCTCAAGACGGCGTCGGGGAGGATGTTCCGGCAGCGCTCGGCCCCCGACCTGAGCACGCTGGAGGTCTGGGACGCCCACCTGGCGGAGGCCGGCGCTGAGCTGCTGGCCGCCCGGCTGGACCTGGTGGAGGCGCTGCGCCCGCTGGTCGGCGACTCCTACGCGGGGCTCACCGACTCCGGCGGCCCGGCGGTGCCCGCGTACCGCAGCTCCCTGGCCGAGGACGGCGGGGAGCCGCCGCGCGGGCGCGCGGACCTGGCCCGGGCCCTGCGCGAGGCGATGGCCGGGCAGCGCGACCGCGAGCTGCAGCGCGGGGTGAGCCTGGTGGGCCCGCACCGCGACGACCTGTTCCTGGAGCTGGGCGGGATGCCCGCCAAGGGTTACGCCAGCCAGGGGGAGTCGTGGTCGTACGCGCTCTCCCTGAAGCTGGCCGCGTTCGACCTGCTGCGGGCCGACGGCGACGACCCGGTGCTCATCCTCGACGACGTCTTCGCGGAGCTGGACACCGAGCGGCGGCGCCGGCTGGCCGAGCGGGTCCGCGACGCCGAGCAGGTGCTGGTGACGGCGGCCGTCCCGGACGACATCCCGGCGGAGCTGGACGGCGCCCGGTTCGGGGTGCGCGAGGGAGAGGTCCACGGCGAGGAGGTCGCCGGTGGCTGA